The proteins below are encoded in one region of Fibrella aestuarina BUZ 2:
- a CDS encoding TldD/PmbA family protein has translation MNRRHFANLMGMGTAGLFLPSQLAAAIPTLGRPVDAAVLLERGLDVAVKKRLADAALNTAKAKGATYTDVRIGRYLNQFVVTREDKVQNIVNTESYGIGVRVIADGCWGFAAIVDAKTEADMARAAEQAVAIAKANARLLKQPVQLAPQQGYGEVNWKTPIQKNAFEVPIAEKVDLLLGVNAAAMKNGANYVNSVMFLVNEQKYIATSDGTYADQDVHRIWPIFNVTSIDQKSGKFETRQALSAPSGMGYEYVQTNPADKVTGVTTRYNKGYDMLEDVIAAAQQTKEKLSAKSVEAGKYDLVLDPSNLWLTIHESVGHPLELDRVLGYEANFAGTSFATLDKWQSKNFNYGSKIVNLFADKLQPGSLGAVGYDDEGVKTKQWDLVKDGVLVNYQAIRDQAAIIGEKESHGCCYADSWGTVQFQRMPNVSLAAGKTPLSVQDMIKDVKKGIYIVGDGSFSIDQQRYNFQFGGQLFYEIKNGEIAGMLKDVAYQSNTQEFWNSCAAICDERDYRLGGSFFDGKGQPSQSSSVSHGSATTRFNGVNVINTARKI, from the coding sequence ATGAACCGCCGACATTTTGCCAATCTTATGGGCATGGGAACAGCCGGCCTGTTTCTTCCCAGCCAGTTGGCCGCCGCCATTCCTACCCTTGGCCGCCCCGTTGATGCGGCCGTCCTGCTCGAACGAGGGCTCGACGTGGCCGTAAAAAAACGACTCGCCGATGCTGCCCTCAACACGGCTAAAGCCAAAGGAGCCACCTACACCGACGTGCGTATTGGCCGCTACCTCAACCAGTTTGTGGTTACCCGCGAAGACAAGGTGCAGAACATTGTCAACACCGAAAGCTACGGCATTGGGGTGCGGGTGATTGCCGATGGCTGCTGGGGTTTTGCCGCCATCGTCGACGCCAAAACGGAAGCCGACATGGCCCGCGCTGCCGAACAGGCCGTTGCCATTGCCAAGGCCAACGCCCGCCTGCTCAAGCAGCCGGTGCAACTGGCGCCGCAACAGGGCTATGGCGAGGTGAACTGGAAAACGCCCATCCAGAAAAACGCCTTCGAAGTGCCCATTGCCGAGAAAGTCGATTTGCTGCTGGGCGTGAACGCCGCCGCCATGAAAAACGGGGCCAACTACGTCAATTCGGTCATGTTTCTGGTCAATGAGCAGAAGTACATCGCCACCAGTGACGGCACTTACGCCGACCAGGACGTGCACCGGATCTGGCCCATTTTCAACGTAACCAGCATCGACCAGAAATCGGGTAAGTTCGAGACGCGGCAGGCGCTGAGCGCGCCGTCGGGGATGGGCTACGAATACGTCCAAACCAACCCCGCCGACAAAGTCACGGGCGTGACCACCCGCTACAACAAGGGCTACGACATGCTCGAAGACGTGATTGCCGCCGCCCAGCAGACCAAAGAGAAGCTGTCGGCCAAATCGGTCGAGGCGGGCAAATACGATCTGGTGCTCGACCCGAGCAATCTGTGGCTAACCATTCACGAGTCGGTGGGCCACCCGCTTGAGCTCGACCGCGTGCTGGGCTACGAGGCGAACTTCGCAGGTACGTCGTTCGCCACGCTTGATAAGTGGCAATCGAAGAATTTCAACTACGGGAGCAAGATCGTCAACCTCTTCGCCGATAAGCTGCAACCCGGTTCGCTTGGTGCCGTGGGCTACGACGACGAGGGCGTCAAAACCAAACAATGGGACCTGGTGAAGGATGGCGTGCTGGTCAACTACCAGGCCATCCGCGATCAGGCCGCGATTATCGGCGAAAAGGAATCGCACGGCTGCTGCTACGCCGATTCGTGGGGTACGGTGCAGTTTCAGCGAATGCCCAATGTCTCGCTGGCCGCCGGTAAAACGCCGCTGTCGGTACAGGACATGATCAAGGATGTGAAAAAGGGCATCTACATCGTGGGCGACGGTTCGTTCTCGATTGATCAGCAGCGGTATAACTTCCAGTTTGGCGGGCAGTTGTTCTACGAAATCAAGAATGGCGAAATCGCAGGGATGCTGAAAGACGTGGCCTACCAATCGAACACGCAGGAATTCTGGAATTCGTGCGCGGCCATCTGCGACGAGCGCGACTATCGCCTCGGCGGTTCCTTCTTCGACGGCAAAGGGCAACCCAGCCAGTCGAGCTCGGTATCGCACGGCTCGGCCACCACGCGCTTCAACGGCGTCAATGTGATCAATACAGCACGGAAAATATAA
- a CDS encoding TldD/PmbA family protein — protein MATILSEAEAKALLTKVLSYSKADECEVNISGEERGNIRYARNEVSTSGSRTNQNLVVQSAFGKKVGTATIDEFDDASLQKVVRRAEELARLAPENPEYVSVLGPQTYLKANGFFPSTANLTPAARAEAVAKSLELTRAANLTAAGFMDDFRGYQAMMNSKGLFAYYPSTNVNFSLTVRTADGKGSGYVAKGYSDVAKLDTAAATRIAMQKAAASADAKALEPGKYTVILEPTAAAVMLEQLFFSMDARSADEGRSFLSKPGGKTKLGEKIVDSRVTIYSDPTNAELPAAPWSGDGLPQPKNVWIDKGVVRNMAYSRYWAQKQGKQPVPFPNNLIMAGGTASLADLIKGTQRGILVTKLWYIRSVDPQTLLLTGLTRDGTFLIENGKIKHAVKNFRFNESPVIMLNNLETLGKPERVVSTESDSNYLIPPMKIREFTFSSLSDAV, from the coding sequence ATGGCTACCATTCTTTCCGAAGCAGAAGCGAAAGCGCTGCTGACCAAAGTCCTCAGTTACTCAAAAGCCGACGAGTGTGAGGTAAATATATCGGGCGAAGAACGCGGCAACATCCGCTACGCCCGCAACGAAGTATCGACCAGCGGCAGCCGAACCAATCAGAACCTGGTGGTGCAGTCGGCGTTTGGCAAAAAAGTGGGTACGGCGACCATCGACGAGTTTGACGACGCTTCGCTCCAGAAAGTGGTGCGCCGGGCTGAAGAGTTGGCCCGGCTGGCACCCGAGAACCCCGAGTACGTGAGCGTACTGGGGCCGCAAACGTACCTGAAAGCGAATGGCTTTTTCCCCAGCACGGCCAACCTGACGCCCGCTGCCCGCGCCGAAGCCGTGGCCAAAAGCCTCGAACTGACCCGCGCTGCCAACCTGACCGCCGCCGGCTTTATGGACGACTTCCGGGGGTATCAGGCCATGATGAACTCGAAAGGGCTGTTTGCTTACTACCCCAGCACGAACGTCAATTTCTCGCTCACCGTGCGCACCGCCGACGGCAAAGGGTCTGGGTACGTTGCCAAGGGGTATAGCGACGTTGCGAAACTCGACACGGCCGCCGCCACGCGCATCGCCATGCAGAAAGCCGCCGCCTCGGCCGATGCGAAGGCGCTCGAACCAGGCAAATACACCGTTATTCTGGAGCCAACCGCCGCCGCCGTTATGCTCGAACAGTTGTTTTTCAGCATGGATGCCCGTTCGGCTGACGAAGGCCGCTCGTTCCTGAGCAAACCGGGTGGCAAGACCAAGCTGGGCGAAAAGATCGTCGACTCGCGCGTGACGATCTACTCCGACCCGACCAACGCCGAGCTGCCCGCCGCACCCTGGTCTGGCGACGGCCTGCCGCAGCCCAAAAACGTCTGGATCGACAAAGGCGTGGTCAGGAATATGGCCTATTCGCGCTATTGGGCGCAGAAGCAGGGCAAGCAGCCCGTACCGTTTCCGAACAACCTGATCATGGCGGGTGGCACGGCGTCGCTGGCCGATCTGATCAAAGGCACGCAGCGGGGGATTCTAGTTACCAAACTCTGGTACATCCGCTCGGTCGACCCGCAGACGCTGTTGCTCACGGGCCTTACCCGCGATGGAACGTTCCTGATCGAAAATGGCAAGATCAAGCACGCGGTCAAGAATTTCCGCTTTAACGAAAGCCCGGTCATCATGCTCAACAACCTCGAAACGCTGGGCAAACCGGAGCGCGTCGTCAGCACCGAATCGGATAGCAACTACCTGATTCCGCCGATGAAGATTCGCGAGTTCACCTTCAGCAGCCTCTCCGACGCCGTGTAA
- a CDS encoding type II toxin-antitoxin system VapC family toxin, whose product MLIALPNSWTNQPLRRSSALLTNQQSGKNGSVMSGNRLLLDSNIVIYLSKKSLLVSDFSRPDDELLVSLITYMEVVGYPFADASEEAFTKTLFSLLAPLPITQAIAERVVAYRKTRKIKLPDAIILATAREHGCQLITRNVTDFVGLDDQVSILNPFDSDVS is encoded by the coding sequence ATGCTCATCGCCTTGCCCAATTCTTGGACCAATCAGCCTCTTCGGCGTTCTTCAGCGCTATTGACGAACCAGCAGAGTGGCAAAAACGGCTCCGTGATGAGTGGGAATAGACTGTTATTGGACAGTAACATTGTAATCTATTTGTCGAAAAAGTCACTGCTAGTCAGTGACTTTTCTCGTCCAGATGATGAGTTACTGGTTTCGCTGATCACCTATATGGAGGTCGTCGGCTATCCGTTCGCTGACGCCAGTGAAGAGGCGTTTACGAAAACGCTTTTTTCGCTGTTGGCTCCATTACCTATTACGCAAGCTATTGCTGAGCGGGTTGTAGCCTATCGGAAAACAAGAAAGATAAAATTACCAGATGCCATTATTCTGGCTACAGCCCGCGAACACGGCTGCCAATTAATTACGCGAAACGTGACTGATTTTGTGGGATTGGATGATCAGGTCAGTATCCTAAATCCATTTGATTCCGATGTAAGTTAA
- a CDS encoding DinB family protein translates to MTITRPGPAEYSPYHIPYLRFVPEGTDPLVLLQRQPDDVRALLGSLTDQQALTRYAPGKWSIKEALVHLIDTERIFAYRALRIARGDQTPLPGFEQDDYVPNSGADARLLTDIWAEYEAVRTATLLLLNSLTESALARVGVVNGNVLSVRALIHVLAGHEAHHIQLFKEKYLACINTKKATD, encoded by the coding sequence ATGACGATCACTCGCCCTGGCCCTGCCGAATACAGCCCCTATCACATCCCTTATCTGCGGTTTGTGCCGGAAGGAACAGACCCGCTTGTCCTGCTTCAGCGACAGCCCGACGACGTAAGGGCGTTACTCGGTTCGCTGACCGATCAGCAGGCGTTGACTCGGTATGCGCCGGGAAAATGGAGCATCAAGGAAGCGTTGGTTCACCTGATCGACACCGAGCGAATTTTTGCCTATCGTGCGCTTCGCATAGCCCGCGGCGACCAGACGCCCCTGCCGGGTTTCGAGCAGGATGACTACGTACCCAACTCCGGAGCCGATGCCCGTTTGCTTACCGACATTTGGGCGGAGTATGAGGCTGTCCGAACGGCTACTCTGCTTTTACTCAATAGCCTCACCGAATCGGCGCTAGCTCGGGTGGGTGTAGTTAATGGGAATGTGTTGAGCGTGCGGGCACTGATTCACGTGCTGGCCGGCCATGAAGCCCACCACATACAGCTTTTCAAAGAGAAATATCTGGCATGCATTAACACGAAGAAAGCCACCGACTAG
- a CDS encoding nuclear transport factor 2 family protein — protein sequence MTSEQANHFANDWITAFNAHDLEAILAHYTEDVVFYSPFIPLLQVNESGCVTGKQALKRYFQLGLATYPDLHFTLHHVFVGINTLVIHYTSVNGRLASEVFQLDEDGKARQVFCHYTMP from the coding sequence ATGACGTCGGAACAAGCCAACCACTTTGCCAATGATTGGATCACTGCCTTCAATGCCCACGACCTAGAGGCCATTCTGGCGCATTATACGGAGGACGTCGTATTTTATTCCCCTTTCATTCCGCTGTTGCAGGTCAACGAATCAGGCTGCGTAACCGGCAAACAGGCGTTGAAGCGGTATTTTCAGCTTGGGCTGGCCACCTATCCTGACCTGCACTTTACGCTGCATCACGTTTTTGTGGGCATCAATACACTGGTTATTCACTATACATCGGTGAATGGCCGGCTTGCCTCGGAGGTCTTTCAACTGGATGAAGACGGCAAAGCCCGGCAGGTTTTCTGCCATTATACCATGCCCTAA
- a CDS encoding DUF1572 family protein, which translates to MPNDTLQDLINQFEYYKQLGEKALAQIPDDKLNWQYNPTCNSAATVVKHLWGNMLSRWTDFLTTDGEKTWRDREAEFDNDGWSRDELLQRWNEGWHVLLSTLRALKEEDLTKTVYIRNQGHSVREAINRQLAHYPYHVGQIVLLGKMLATNWTSLSIPRGASRQFNQDKFAQPKHNEHYTAEFLGNNESKPDER; encoded by the coding sequence ATGCCGAATGACACCTTACAGGATCTGATTAACCAATTCGAGTATTACAAACAACTGGGCGAAAAGGCGTTGGCCCAGATTCCCGACGATAAACTGAACTGGCAGTATAACCCGACCTGCAACAGTGCGGCCACCGTCGTCAAACACCTGTGGGGAAATATGCTGAGCCGGTGGACGGATTTTCTGACGACCGATGGCGAAAAAACATGGCGCGATCGGGAGGCTGAGTTTGACAACGACGGCTGGTCGCGCGATGAGTTGCTACAGCGTTGGAACGAGGGCTGGCACGTGTTGCTGAGCACCCTCCGCGCCCTGAAAGAAGAGGATCTGACTAAAACGGTTTACATCCGTAATCAGGGGCATTCTGTTCGGGAAGCCATCAACCGGCAACTGGCGCATTACCCCTACCATGTTGGGCAGATTGTGCTGTTGGGTAAGATGCTGGCCACCAACTGGACGTCGTTGTCTATTCCGAGAGGGGCATCCCGGCAATTCAATCAGGACAAGTTCGCCCAGCCGAAACACAACGAACATTACACGGCTGAATTCCTAGGAAACAATGAATCAAAACCAGATGAACGATGA